In Edaphobacter aggregans, the sequence ATACAACCACTGCAGACAGCCAATCCAACGCTTCAGCAGACCGTGCGACCACAGCCAAAGTGCGTAAAGCGATTATGGCGGACAAGAACCTCTCCACCTATGCTCACAATGTCAAAGTCATTACAACCAATGGTCAGGTCACCTTGAAGGGCCCCGTTAAATCCGAAGAGGAAAAGCAGCAAATTGTTTCGGATGCTAGCACGGTGGTCTCTGCCGAAAACGTCACTAATCAATTGACTGTGAAGCAATAGTTAGATGAAGTTACATGCCATTTCAACTAAGATTTTTTACTTTAACCAGGAGTTTCCAATGTCCAGCAAACACGTCGCAGTATTCGGTATCTATAAGACGCCCGCCACCGCAGAAGCCGCGGTCGACCATCTCCTTTCTGTCGGATTCGCCAATGAAGCCATCTCCGTGTTGCTTCCCGATGATGAAAGTACTCGTGCCTTCGCTCATGAAAAGGCAACCAAGGCTCCCGAAGGCGCGACCACTGGAGCCGCCACTGGCGGAGTCGTCGGCGGCACACTGGGCTTGCTGGCCGGCATTGGTGCGCTCGCAATTCCGGGAGTCGGTCCGCTCATTGCCGCCGGACCAATTATGGCTTCCCTTGCCGGCCTCGGTGTAGGTGGGGCTGTCGGGGGTATGGTTGGATCGCTGGTTGGTCTGGGCATTCCAGAGTACGAGGCAAAGCGTTACGAAGGCGCAGTCAAGGACGGGGGCACACTGCTCTCCGTGCATTGCGACACCTCGGAACAGATTGATGCGGCGAAGGCTGCGCTCAAGAATACAGGCGCCCAAGACATATCGTCTGCCAGCGAAGCTGGCAACGAGGATACGAAAGGTGGCCGCGGAACCTTTGGAAACATTTCAGAAGGCGAGCGCATAGTCGGCACAACGACAGCCCATGATGCTGTCGCTGTGGAGAAGACCTCCTTGCGCTAGTTTATTCGCGGCCGACTGTCAAATGGCCCACTGAGCCTCAGTGGGCCGTTGGCAGTGGAAGAAGTCTAAGAACAATGTGCAACTCGAGGCATATGTCGTTTCGACCCACATCAATGTGGTTATTCCTTTTCTAGGTGATATATGAGCGTTGAGACTATGCAGGAGCTGTTGATCGATGAACTGAAAGACCTATATTCCGCAGAAAACAAATCGTCCGAGCCCTACCCAAAATCGCAAAAGCTGCATCATCACCAGAGCTGCAGGAGGCACTCCTCGGCCATCTCTAAGAGACGAAGGACCAGGTAGTACGACTGGAGAAGATCGGTGATCGTCGGCAAGAAATTGACGGGCAAGACCTGCGTTGGGATGAAGGGTGTACTCGAAGAAGGATCGGAAGTGCTCGAGGACACTGACAAGGGAGTTGTTCGCGATGCAGCTCTTATATCCGCCTGCCCACGTGTCGAGCATTATGAGATGGCGGGGTACGGTTCTGCACGGGAGTTCGCCAAACTTCTCGGGCAAACGGAAGTAGCGACGCTGCTTGACGAGACTCTCGACGAAGAAAAGAATGCCGATAAGAAGCTGAGTGCCATCTCGAAACAGGTCAATGCAGAAGCAAAGACACAAGGCTAACGTAGCGACGACGGACAAGTCGTCTTCGATTCGTGGATCAGTGCAGCGTTCGATCTGTTTACTCTTAGAACAAGTTCTAGTTGAATAGTACGGATGTAAGACGTGGATGAGTGCCGCTGGGCCTTAGATCGGGAGCTCAGCGGAGGGCAGATAATCGCAAACCGTGTTAACGCCGTGAACCCAGAAGCCGCTGGCGATCATCTGTTCTTT encodes:
- a CDS encoding general stress protein, which translates into the protein MSSKHVAVFGIYKTPATAEAAVDHLLSVGFANEAISVLLPDDESTRAFAHEKATKAPEGATTGAATGGVVGGTLGLLAGIGALAIPGVGPLIAAGPIMASLAGLGVGGAVGGMVGSLVGLGIPEYEAKRYEGAVKDGGTLLSVHCDTSEQIDAAKAALKNTGAQDISSASEAGNEDTKGGRGTFGNISEGERIVGTTTAHDAVAVEKTSLR
- a CDS encoding BON domain-containing protein, yielding MKSIRKTLVASAAIAAVCLFVPVFATAQAAPDNTKQNTDHTTTADSQSNASADRATTAKVRKAIMADKNLSTYAHNVKVITTNGQVTLKGPVKSEEEKQQIVSDASTVVSAENVTNQLTVKQ
- a CDS encoding DUF892 family protein; this translates as MIVGKKLTGKTCVGMKGVLEEGSEVLEDTDKGVVRDAALISACPRVEHYEMAGYGSAREFAKLLGQTEVATLLDETLDEEKNADKKLSAISKQVNAEAKTQG